The stretch of DNA tatttttttgactcaataattttaattttattaaacatgcatttttattgtttatcaaaataaaaaaactactcTTCAATCATcgttttttattaataaaaaaatatttgaaaaaaatcccttgaaaaataattttaaaaatgaaatataaaacttgtaaaaatcgtatttttttatcataattcaAACTAGTCACACCAACGGTTTTAttacaataaacaaattaatgaatttattgataaaattgtttataatagttaattataaattaataatgcttaaataaaataaataagttattagattatataaactcgaaataacatttttaatagttaaattataatgattgaaatttaaaatttgtgaaatttgagccaataaaatattataataaccAATAAAATAcaggtttaataaaaataaaacatttgaataaaaaataaaaaagtaatatatttattaaaaagtttttaattcgagttattacaaaaatgaaaataataaatttaaaaatattataacatataatataaaaaagttattgagtgaagatataataaaataatatctttaattAGTAATTTGATCTTACGTATTAATTAAAtctaatgattattattatttacaacCACTTAGATTGGGGGAACAACATGAAAGTACTGTATCATATATATTTGAAGAAAGCCAAACAgagaactaaaaataatttattacaattataatctaaaatatgagTAAACTGCAACTATTCTATCtattaattagtattatttCCAAAACATTCTTTaatcaattttactttttaacaattcttttaATATTCATGAATCAAATTTCCCACAGTAAAGAAAATGAACCGAATttccataaataaaaaaagaaaggaaaaacgtAGTGtgaaaaatgtaattttcttttatcGGAATGTTCTAAATTagtgtatatttaattaatttttgtttatatttaaatctgAATGAAGTGCATGTTAAATCGAAATAGATCAAGTGTTCCCCAAAATAGATGAACGTGTTAAGGTTTGTATGCCCCAATATAGAAGGAGAAGAGTGAACAATTGTGTTTGTAACAACCAGTATTACAATTACAAAAAATGGTAAAGTGTGAGTATAAACTAtcctaaagaaaaaaatagataaataaataggttatataaaaatatctaacaTGCACTCAAGTTCACAAAGCATCAATTGAAAGCAATTTGTTAGTCATGAAATGGAAATTAATATTGAGAAGAATGTGTTTTATACAGAAATCATTGATTAAATAAGTAAGTGTGTTACATTAAAAGTGACGTCGAACAACATAACTATCAATCAAAATACATCTTTACTTGGAGGATTGTGGTGGTAAGTGCTTCGGCTGTATTTTtcaacaagtttttttttttattgaatatatacataatacatatttagtttttttatttataaaaaaggtTTGAAAACAATTGACGcacaaataattcatatattatcTTAAGATTTTGAGTGAAATAATCGTCATCATTCTCAAATGATATATAATCTTACTTGTAAAATAATACATTGCTTAAACGGACTTCTCAAATTTTCACAAAACTAAAAACTTGTAACATTGTTTAAGAAAATAGGAGTACTTTTATTTAAGCGTTTgcatggatatatatatatatacacacatatataaacGTATCAAATCACAACAACTCATGAGTGGTTACTTTCTTTATATATTGTATTCTACGGTTCTTTCTATCTTCTATCCttcgtgtgtgtgtgtgtgtaagaGAGTTATTCTTTCTTCAATAGAATGTTGTATCAAACATGTTGCATAAATAAAGAGAGTTCAATTCAATAtgaaaattgtcaaattttatcGAAAGCAATCGTTCAAGATGTTTGAATTAGCTTGTATTGTGTTCAAAATAGCTATTCAGAAGCTTATGGTTAAGCCTTTTAAACGTGACTTTTCTCTGAAGTTGGAAATGTCATTTTTCACAGAAGCAATAATACCATCTTAAATCTAAATAAGGGATTATCTTATGTTAATATTTCAAATGATCGATATTGTATGTTAAAATTGTGTCCATCTCTCTCTTAATAAAGCAATGCGACTAGACAAACTAATTCGCCAATGTTTGCTTGCATATGTCGCGTTTCCCATTTTTGTGTTCTGAGACATCTTAATTTGAGAACCTTCAAATTGTCACTTCAACTGAATGTGTGATGCAGTACCATTCCACCGTGATACCAAACATTATGTTCTTCAGCTTGGGTTAAATAATGGTCACATAAGCATCCACTAAAGCCTTTCCTTCACCACTGTTCTGGTGAGATTTTTGCTGTTCCACACAAGCACCAGTGTTTCTAGGTGCACGGATCGTCTACGACTCCCTGGTGGAGGGACTGGGAGATTAAATGCACATCTTTGAGATTTGCATCTTGCTATCTTCAAGGTACTCAAAAAGTATCTGTCTTCATACTGCAACATAGACAAAAGTATCAAAGTCTAAAACCTGTAGACAATGTGAATCAGAACAACGGACAAATCAAGTGGTTGGAATCAAGTATGAACTTCTGTTAAACTTATCACAAAAAACTTCAGTTAATGACAAATCATTCCAAAGAATCCGAGTTTGAATTCTTACTAAAACAAACATTggtcaaattttatttatctcccGGCTGAACTCCGGATTACCAAAAACTCTTTTCCTTTGAAACCGGAAGATTAAGACAAAACAATGAGATAAGAGTACACTCAGTGGAAGGGAAAAAAAACCCTCTAAAAAAGCCAAAGTTTATGAGCATGAAATAGCTTCATATATGCTGTTGACTACTTTGCAACCATGCTTTCTCAATCCATAGATAAATGAAACATGTTCATTACGATATaagatgagaaaaatgagtGGGGACGACATGTTCAAACAAACGCTCCACTTGGTTTAAATATTTACTTCATTACATGGGCCCCTTGAAGATGTGCTAATTTTAGTGGAGAAGATACTCAACTTTACCACAAATTATAAATCGTATCACGAAATGGAAGTATAAGCAAATGAAAAATTAGAGGGTGCATTATAGTCTTCAGACTTGCACATgcacatttaaaataattccACATAAAAATTGGGATGACAACTCTAAACTCTCAAGAAAACTATACAAAAGAGGGATGGTACTGCACTAACTTACATTTGGAATGTCAAAATCACCTTCACTTGCATCACATATATCCAGTGACAATTTTCGAAGCAATGGCATCTGTTATTTAACAACAGAAGATAAAACagaaaatatcaagtttctaaCATTATACAAAaccataaaactaaaaaataaaaagaaacagaAGCAAGGTGCAACCTTTGAAGCAGCATGAAAAATGAAGTTTCTTTGTAGCCCAGGGCCCTGCATATATGCAAGGTCAAATCAGTAGTTCATGATCAAGTTTCAAAATATGATTCAAAAATCAAGAGGAAACCACACAGCAAACATTAGTTTTTCGTTTTATGAagtcttttttttctttgggAGGTGGGGATAAAATAGAAAGCATACCAGAATTTGTCAAAATAACTACACAATGGTGCCAAAAACAGAAGAATGATATTGAATTGTAGTTTAAGCGATCCTTATTTGATCATGAGAATCAATATCCCACATAATCatctaatgaaataaaaattatttatggtgATAAACTCATAAGAGTTATTCGAATCCTAATTTGCAGTAACAATACAGCAAAAAGATGCTCAATATGCTCAAATAAACTGAAAATGAATTATCAAGACAGAAGTAACCCAAAAATAGTCTGACTAGAAAACTCGCATATCATGTGACCACCATTCATAATTTAGATTTTACTCTTTCAAAGTGAGGGAGTATactttagaaattaaagtgTTGTGTTGTAGCTGTGGAATGGAAACATGACTGTAACTGTTCATCACATGCATATATACAAAAAACTCTAAAATTTGTTGAAAATGCAAGATGAATACAGTAAGCTTCTTTGCAGAAAGAGGGTCGACGGAAATCTCACATTATGACGCAACAGAAGGTCTTCAAGAGCTCTGCAGTCAAGAAGAGCAGAGACCCCATTTGCTGTTACTTTTCCACAGTCCTGAACAATAGGCATCCGTgcaattaaaaattatacatatagATAATAACTAAGGGATAGTATGATATATCTTTAGAACAAAATACTTCCAATGTTGAACTATAGCTGTGTAACGGTAGTATTATTGTACTATTCTTTGACTTTCTCTATATAAAAAAGGCATTCGTGTTTAGTGTAGTTGCAAACAATAGTAAGAACCCACTCTCCATGACCTTTCTCTCTCCTTCAGAATTGAATAATGAAGGAACTATGACCCACATATGCATAtcctaaatataatattttctttataaaaacaaattaaaaaaattgaatagcCATTAATCACAGACAAAGATCCATCTTTGATCCCCCCACCCAAGTAGAAAAACTTAtattctacaaaaactatatTGCTGGGTTTCAACCTTTCAGGTAGACTCACTAAGGCAACATATTCttgaaacataaaaaaaaaaggacaacttTTCTGtatatttatatgattatttatCATGTTATAACCATGTATAAGGTAATTCCAATAGTATAGggaaaaattattaacaaaccTCTAGATGTATAGAGACCAAGCCTGGCCATGCATGTGAAATTATCTGTTGAGAATCTGCAATGAAAAAATTACTGTCAAATGTGTAAATTTTCAGCATCTGACTAAGTGGTCAGAGGTCAGTGTAATGTAACTCTATAGTCTAAACAAGAAAGTTCACCATATTGCAACCCCACCCTCTATTACTTTTTCGCTTTGTTACTATTTGCTATCAAGGAATATTAAGTAGCAGTAGAAGACAACAATTATCTAAATGGCATACATTGGTATTTGGTgcttattgatattttttattatccaGAAGGATCAAATTAGAGGTTTTTGTTTACAAAATCACGTCCAATGAATTATGTCAAGTGCAATTGATCATATTTCCAACTATTTGATCCTAACCTGAGTTAAGAAGAGGACACCCGAGCAATGAAAGCTCAACTAAATTTCTGCAGTTCTGagttaaaataatcaaatcttCATTGGTCATCCATGGGGTTACTCTTTCAAGCCTCAACTTTCTTAGATTTTGCATGGGGAATTTGAAGCTAGACATGGATATATCGCCAAAACAATAGCACAGAGCTAATACTTGTAAGTTCATCAAGGATGTAGTTAATTTTGTCACAATGATATCAGATATTACCTGTAGAAAACCATAACAACAAAGATAAGCAACAAACACACTTTTTCAAACCGGATAAGAACATCTGAGAGCTGAAAAACAGAAGCACGCACAGAAACCAAAATAACAGAAGACCAAGGAATAGCTAAAACAGAAGCATACATCTCATATGCATAGATacaagaataataaaaactAGTTTAGCTATAATTGATGATAGAAGTATAAGCTTTGACTTGTCTTGTTAAATAGGTCTAATGGAAAAGTTTCCAACTGGTTTTGACCAACCGGCCAACAGCTCCTGCATCGCTCTTCATGCTAAGGTCTTTCAAAAAGCTTTTATGATGTCTTGGCTTCGTAAAGCAAGACTTTTTCTTTTGCAATCTGTGATGGGTCTAGCCCAAAGGAGGCAATAATGATGGAACTTCGTGGATTGTAGATGAGGAATTGCATTTCCGTTAAACTAATTGACAGGAATATTTTATCTAACGAAATAAATGAAAGTGCttgaatatatgaaaaaatatatcttataatatttaaattgtacATTTGAGTAATTTAGGGTAACTTAGATATCCATTTGGATGGGTTTACAAATTCCTCAGATATTATGTTTGGTTTCCTTACTTAGTTAAGACTAGGAGTCTAGACTCTAGTATTAGTATAAATAACAATAAGTGCTCTgtcttttgtaataaaaatcaacatatcATTCCCATCACGAACAATATAAATGTATTATTCTAAGCATTTCATTTCCTCCCTTTATACCAACAAACCAAATTTATATCTTAAACACGGTACCAAATCTATCACTAATATTCTGCCAACTTTCCGAAAGTTTGGGACTACAATAACAATGTCAAGATGTCCAcgattattttctttttgttgtctGCGCATGAATTCGGGCCACCTTTTCTCTCTTCATGTTCTCTTTGTGAATGGGTTTTTATCTGCTACTTCCACAACCTATATCAGAAGTCTTGGATTCGTTTGTCTCACTATCATGCAATTCTAGAAGCCCTAAACTATCCTAGAGAAGCATCTTTCCCGACCGCAGTCCAAAAAAGCAGCCTGGCCGGACAACAGTCCCCcccaaaaaatgaaaaatatatgtatatctAAATTGTATCTTACAGTGAGCTAGTGTAACTTAAATTAGTGTTTTGTCTTTTATAATGAGATCCAATATATCGTTCACATCactatcaatataattttattattttgagcATTTCCTATCTTTCTTCTGTTGTCTACACCAAAAGACCAATAAGGGTTTCTCTAGTGTTTTCCGTACTATCATTAATAGAAACAACTTTCTATATTTCTGTAGGGACCAATAAGAACCCTCAACCCACAGGGAAAATAATTATTACCTGAAAATGAAGGATTATTGTTTCTAGCAGGGGACAAATTGCTGGTAATTGTCTCAATGCATCTTCACCTAACATTCCACCTAAACCTATGTTGATGGTCTTTAATGACATCACTGCAGGTTCCAAAGCCCTTAGAGAGAAGGAAGAAAAACCCCAACCAAATTCAATTTCTTCCAATCTACACTTCTTTCCTAACTCAGCATGTAGTTCTTCATGCAGGGAGGAAAATCTAGATTCTCTCTTTTCAATAGAACTATctctttttaacaaatttttacaACCTCTTGCTTTCAGACTCTTCAAACTTGGATTTCCGTGAATAACATAACTTAATGCAGCTTCAGAAATCTGCAATAACACAAGTAGTTAATAAAgttggaaaagaaaaacatagtTAACAAATAACCTATTACACATTGAAAAGGTATACATACATACAAGTCAGAATCCCTCTCATTATGTCAAACCATAACACTAACTAAAATTATTTGGTCTTTCTCTTCTCTTCTTTCTTCATCTATAACCTTACACCCTCAACCGAATGTAAGCTAACATTCCAACCACACTTCCCTTACAATTTTAAccaatattaaaatttcaacaaaataacaAGCCATTAAAACCTTCTATAAGCAttataaagatataaaaaaacatgCCAAACTTCATGAATATGACAACAAACCTTGGTGTTTGACACATCCAGCATCTCCAAGGAAGAACCTTTGAAATTATATAGTGCCTGGTCAACCAGGTAAGTCCCTCTCAGGCATAGACTCTTCAAAACATGTGTTTGAGACATAAGTTCTTGTAGAGACAACTCACAAATACCTACCAAACAACtcatttatcaaatattttcaatgtagagttaaagtttataaaattgtaaaatatccTTCTCAAATTAACTAAACTTGGTGTTGTAAAATAGTTCTAGACCCTAATTAATAATTTGGTCCCTTATTATGTTTGaacaataattaattgaataagTTATTACTCAAGTGACTTCTTTCACCTCAAGAGTGAGGCgaagttttgaaaattaaacCCAAAGATGGTGGTTGTTCtccataataatatcaatattttaaggCCTAACATGTCAAAAGATCACAATGATGGTCCAAAGCAATAGGAGCATAATTATTACTTCACTAATACAAATCATATCAAAAGCAAATATATACAGCAGCAAAATCTAGATTTTCCAGTATACTACACAAAACTTGGTAAGCAAGGCCATCTTTCTTCATTTATCATtcctttgttttatttaaacCATCTTTACAAAACCATGGTCTAACTGAAGTAAAGCATATTTTGCAATGCCATAATAAATTCTGAATGTTAAACACATATGCAGTCAGTAAAGGTATTAAAACCTTCATTATACAAGGCAAGGATTTACAAATTCACTTTGGCAGTTCAGCCAAACAAATTAATAGAGAGAAACACAGCTTACCTATGCAGCCACCCATATGCAGAGCTTGAAGATTAGACACCACAGAATTTAAATGCTTTTCACTAGAATGCATACAGGGAAAGTTGCCACCATCAGAAGTAGCTGAGCAAAGAGCTTGAACTGAATTTATCCCAAATGAAGTATCACAGACCACAATCGAATTAAGTTTTTTACATCTGCGTATGAGATCTGATATGCCAATATCAGTGACAGAAATGCATCCTTTAATATTCAGGTGACACAACAAAACAAAGTATTTGGAGATATACTGGAGACTCAAATCTGCCATGGATAATATGAAGAAATTACTGGTTGTTAACagagatataaaaatataaacaaaattatttagattCAACATGAATTTGTTGCACCATGAAAATATCCTACCACTGACATCAGTTCTTCCTTCCAATGTTAGTTTTGTAACATTAGAAATTAGAGGTTTAGGTTCATGAAAATGAAATGGCATGGTTTGCACGGCTTGATATTTAAGACTTGAGGTCTTCTCTAGTTCCGGTGGTATCATAGCAGGATTAGAGGA from Cicer arietinum cultivar CDC Frontier isolate Library 1 chromosome 3, Cicar.CDCFrontier_v2.0, whole genome shotgun sequence encodes:
- the LOC101501578 gene encoding BTB/POZ domain-containing protein FBL11 isoform X1, translated to MEGSDEDEDEVILVCTNPHNPIESTDTINQHILLSTTHILASDLTPFLTSHTIKVHAHRNRLIEQSLYFRGLLGGSFSESCLGSVNIDWNLPVFMQILKHMCGCPLDITTENVLPLYEGALYFGVETLLLKCETWFSEVFSPEGFQLTQIQMDDLIQIWKFGLDHASDLILHLCISYLARNFMWAKKNNVFGKIPYNLLLSSVKHPLLTVDSEMHLSDALLLWLESNMENLEKRSEAENNYNEILKQIRVGLLPLWFAAGKRNSFYFRQLAEESLDSIFRALNILPIGSVDISGYSDLQHLRIRLTEHSKKMDLSNCPQITSAILLLSLTPASYPTDPVRKEIIEQFFISSGHPIRDKYELPQKLLETFIFEAVQEVDISKCRRLFIEHAVDCLSQSFPSLRILKAAFLLNIRTTGFFQLLEKCSLVGEIDLTVDVTPLIPASVTVLSSNPAMIPPELEKTSSLKYQAVQTMPFHFHEPKPLISNVTKLTLEGRTDVSDLSLQYISKYFVLLCHLNIKGCISVTDIGISDLIRRCKKLNSIVVCDTSFGINSVQALCSATSDGGNFPCMHSSEKHLNSVVSNLQALHMGGCIGICELSLQELMSQTHVLKSLCLRGTYLVDQALYNFKGSSLEMLDVSNTKISEAALSYVIHGNPSLKSLKARGCKNLLKRDSSIEKRESRFSSLHEELHAELGKKCRLEEIEFGWGFSSFSLRALEPAVMSLKTINIGLGGMLGEDALRQLPAICPLLETIILHFQVISDIIVTKLTTSLMNLQVLALCYCFGDISMSSFKFPMQNLRKLRLERVTPWMTNEDLIILTQNCRNLVELSLLGCPLLNSDSQQIISHAWPGLVSIHLEDCGKVTANGVSALLDCRALEDLLLRHNGPGLQRNFIFHAASKMPLLRKLSLDICDASEGDFDIPNYEDRYFLSTLKIARCKSQRCAFNLPVPPPGSRRRSVHLETLVLVWNSKNLTRTVVKERL